A portion of the Ralstonia nicotianae genome contains these proteins:
- a CDS encoding MarR family winged helix-turn-helix transcriptional regulator — protein sequence MDTRKTASPYPNLALDQQLCFALYSTMIGLNKVYRGLLKPLGLTYPQYLVMLVLWERDALTVSEIGERLFLDSPTLTPMLKRLEAAGLIGRQRSDADERQVIVSLTAEGQRLKHRAKDVPGCVAAAMECVPAELEALRTQLTGMRTRLFKNAA from the coding sequence ATGGACACACGCAAGACCGCCTCTCCGTACCCGAACCTGGCGCTGGACCAGCAGCTGTGCTTTGCGCTGTACTCGACCATGATCGGCCTGAACAAGGTGTATCGCGGCCTGCTCAAGCCGCTGGGCCTCACGTACCCGCAATACCTGGTGATGCTGGTGCTGTGGGAGCGCGACGCGCTGACGGTGTCGGAGATCGGCGAGCGGCTGTTTCTCGATTCGCCCACGCTCACGCCCATGCTCAAGCGGCTGGAGGCGGCGGGCCTGATCGGTCGCCAGCGCTCGGATGCCGATGAGCGGCAGGTGATCGTTTCGCTGACGGCCGAAGGCCAGCGCCTGAAGCATCGCGCCAAGGACGTGCCCGGCTGCGTGGCCGCCGCCATGGAATGCGTGCCGGCCGAGCTGGAAGCCTTGCGTACGCAGTTGACCGGCATGAGGACGCGGCTCTTCAAGAACGCGGCCTGA
- a CDS encoding Mut7-C RNAse domain-containing protein, whose product MPTLLFTFDASLTPLLPVAQRERPAARAWPEGATLKHAIETFGVPHTEVGAVQVDGHAALLDALLPARGAVAVAGVRAALPDAPLHFLCDAHLGATARLLRMAGFDTAYDNNYADATIEALADTEDWIVLSRDRELLKRRGIRRGAFIRAREPQAQMREIVARFRLAEAARPFSRCLECNAPLRLLSAEEAAASVPPRVRERQHLFSTCDVCRRVYWPGSHWARMNTSLARMLAPHPDGAAEADAVQGPLRHGGVRL is encoded by the coding sequence ATGCCGACCCTCCTGTTCACGTTCGATGCGAGTCTGACGCCGCTTCTGCCGGTCGCCCAGCGCGAGCGGCCCGCTGCGCGCGCATGGCCCGAGGGGGCCACGCTCAAACACGCCATCGAGACCTTCGGCGTGCCGCATACCGAGGTCGGCGCGGTCCAGGTGGATGGCCATGCGGCGCTGCTCGATGCGCTGCTCCCCGCGCGCGGCGCGGTGGCGGTGGCCGGCGTGCGGGCCGCCTTGCCGGACGCGCCGCTGCACTTCCTGTGCGACGCCCACCTGGGCGCCACGGCGCGCCTGCTGCGCATGGCCGGCTTCGACACCGCGTACGACAACAACTACGCCGATGCCACCATCGAAGCGCTGGCCGATACCGAAGACTGGATCGTGCTCAGTCGCGACCGGGAGCTGCTCAAGCGGCGCGGCATCCGGCGCGGCGCCTTCATCCGCGCGCGCGAGCCGCAGGCGCAGATGCGCGAGATCGTGGCGCGCTTCAGGCTGGCCGAAGCGGCGCGGCCGTTTTCGCGCTGCCTGGAATGCAATGCGCCGCTGCGGCTGCTGTCCGCCGAAGAAGCGGCCGCCAGCGTGCCGCCGCGCGTGCGCGAGCGTCAGCATCTGTTCAGCACGTGCGACGTGTGCCGGCGCGTGTACTGGCCCGGTTCGCACTGGGCGCGCATGAATACCTCGCTGGCCCGCATGCTCGCGCCGCATCCCGATGGCGCGGCCGAAGCCGACGCGGTGCAGGGGCCGCTGCGGCATGGCGGTGTCCGCCTGTAA
- the otsA gene encoding alpha,alpha-trehalose-phosphate synthase (UDP-forming), which produces MSRLIVVSNRVAPIAEGQASAGGLAVGVYDALRDTGGVWFGWSGEIAPGASGEPSIAAKGAITFATVGLSRRDYDQYYRGFANATLWPVFHYRVDLARYERQEYHGYRRVNTQFAHQLKALVQPDDILWVHDYHLIPFAAECRALGLRNRIGFFLHIPFPSPEILTTIPPHEELMRALCAYDLLGFQTETDRVAFYDYIEREARGYIENKEHNGPVHAYGNTLRAEVYPIGVHPDEIARQAVSSLARRNPFAREADASGGRPLKLIMSVDRLDYSKGLPERFRAFEQLLDDFPDHRRHVTFVQIAPTSRQDVQSYQQIRQRLEAESGRINGKHSELDWTPIRYINKQYDRRMLMALFRASHIGYVTPLRDGMNLVAKEYVAAQDPEAPGVLVLSRFAGAARELDAALIVNPYDTRGMAEALNRALTMPLEERKARHAHMMDRLRAADLTAWRERFLADLRGASAR; this is translated from the coding sequence ATGAGCCGGCTGATCGTGGTCTCCAACCGCGTGGCGCCCATCGCCGAAGGCCAGGCGAGCGCCGGCGGGCTGGCGGTCGGCGTGTACGACGCGCTGCGCGATACCGGCGGCGTGTGGTTCGGCTGGAGCGGCGAGATCGCGCCGGGCGCGTCGGGCGAGCCGTCCATCGCCGCCAAGGGCGCCATCACCTTCGCCACCGTGGGCCTGAGCCGCCGCGACTACGACCAGTACTACCGCGGCTTCGCCAATGCCACGCTGTGGCCGGTGTTCCACTACCGCGTCGATCTGGCGCGCTACGAGCGCCAGGAGTACCACGGCTACCGGCGCGTCAACACGCAGTTCGCGCATCAGCTCAAGGCGCTGGTGCAGCCCGACGACATCCTGTGGGTGCACGACTATCACCTGATCCCGTTCGCAGCCGAATGCCGGGCGCTGGGGCTGCGCAACCGCATCGGTTTCTTCCTGCACATTCCGTTTCCGTCGCCGGAGATCCTGACGACGATCCCGCCGCACGAAGAGCTGATGCGCGCGCTGTGCGCCTACGACCTGCTCGGCTTCCAGACCGAGACCGATCGCGTCGCCTTCTACGACTACATCGAACGCGAGGCGCGCGGCTACATCGAGAACAAGGAGCACAACGGTCCGGTGCACGCCTACGGCAACACGCTGCGCGCCGAGGTCTACCCGATCGGCGTGCATCCGGACGAGATCGCGCGGCAGGCGGTGTCGTCGCTGGCGCGGCGCAATCCGTTCGCGCGCGAGGCCGATGCGAGCGGCGGCCGCCCGCTCAAGCTCATCATGAGCGTGGACCGGCTGGACTATTCCAAGGGCCTGCCCGAACGCTTCCGCGCGTTCGAGCAGTTGCTGGACGATTTTCCCGACCACCGGCGGCACGTGACCTTCGTTCAGATCGCGCCGACCTCGCGGCAGGATGTGCAGAGCTACCAGCAGATCCGCCAGCGGCTGGAGGCCGAATCGGGCCGCATCAACGGCAAGCATTCGGAACTGGACTGGACACCGATCCGCTACATCAACAAGCAGTACGACCGGCGCATGTTGATGGCGCTGTTCCGCGCCTCGCACATCGGCTATGTCACGCCGCTGCGCGACGGCATGAACCTGGTGGCCAAGGAATACGTGGCGGCGCAGGACCCGGAGGCGCCGGGCGTGCTGGTGCTGTCGCGCTTCGCGGGCGCGGCGCGCGAGCTCGATGCCGCGCTGATCGTCAATCCGTACGACACGCGCGGCATGGCCGAGGCGCTCAACCGCGCGCTGACGATGCCGCTCGAAGAGCGCAAGGCACGCCACGCCCACATGATGGACCGGCTGCGCGCGGCCGACCTCACGGCATGGCGCGAACGCTTTCTGGCCGATCTGCGCGGCGCATCGGCCCGCTAG
- the otsB gene encoding trehalose-phosphatase has translation MSRIASPASSARAAPLPPIDPARTAFLLDFDGTLVDIAPQPEAVHVAPDLRATLAALQRASGGALAVISGRTVADLETRLDLPGLVIAGVHGAERRHADGSFHRLQTDSEALAALERELRAQLPSVPGVVLESKGIAFALHYRHLPQAADAVCALARRLADRYADHVRLQAGKMVVELKPRGASKGAVVGHLMRAAPFAGRIALFAGDDLTDESAFEAVNTLGGWSIKVGMGPSQAHWRVPDPAALRDWLAALARRAGGRAA, from the coding sequence TTGTCTCGGATCGCATCACCCGCCTCCTCTGCCCGCGCGGCGCCGCTGCCGCCCATCGACCCGGCGCGCACGGCCTTTCTGCTCGACTTCGACGGCACGCTCGTTGACATCGCGCCGCAGCCGGAAGCCGTTCACGTCGCGCCGGACCTGCGCGCCACCCTCGCCGCCCTGCAGCGCGCAAGCGGCGGCGCGCTGGCGGTCATCAGCGGCCGCACGGTGGCCGACCTCGAAACGCGGCTCGACCTGCCCGGCCTGGTGATCGCCGGCGTGCATGGCGCCGAGCGCCGGCACGCCGACGGCAGCTTCCATCGCTTGCAGACCGACAGCGAGGCACTGGCCGCGCTCGAACGCGAACTGCGCGCGCAGCTGCCCAGCGTGCCGGGCGTGGTGCTCGAGTCCAAGGGCATCGCCTTTGCCCTGCACTACCGCCATCTGCCGCAGGCCGCCGACGCCGTGTGCGCGCTCGCCCGGCGCCTGGCCGACCGGTATGCCGACCACGTGCGGCTGCAGGCCGGCAAGATGGTGGTCGAGCTCAAGCCGCGCGGGGCCAGCAAGGGGGCGGTGGTCGGCCACCTGATGCGCGCCGCGCCGTTTGCCGGCCGCATCGCGCTCTTCGCCGGCGACGACCTGACCGACGAGAGCGCCTTCGAGGCGGTCAACACCCTGGGCGGCTGGTCGATCAAGGTCGGCATGGGGCCCAGCCAGGCGCATTGGCGCGTGCCCGATCCGGCCGCATTGCGCGACTGGCTCGCGGCGCTGGCCCGGCGCGCGGGAGGGCGTGCGGCATGA
- a CDS encoding LysR family transcriptional regulator: MDRLQAMQVFTRVVEASSFTKAADNLQLPRATVTNLVQSLEAHLGVRLLHRTTRRVNVTADGAAYYERCVRILGDLEETEAAFSQSASGARGTLRIDVPGSIGKRLLVPRIRDFHDAYPGLQLEIGMSDRTVDLVQEGVDCAVRVGELQDSTLVARRIGQLSMVNCASPDYLERYGTPRSLEDLQDHIAVNYFSPRNGRRMDWDFVIDGQKQIHKVRSLVSVNDAESAMACALHGLGLLQTARLLAYEHLQSGQLVEVLPDHISEPLPVSVIYPHNRHLSPKVRVFVDWVAMLFADHPCLRLKEPLPLRRVADAA, from the coding sequence ATGGATCGCTTGCAAGCCATGCAGGTTTTCACGCGCGTGGTGGAAGCCAGCAGTTTCACCAAGGCTGCGGATAACCTGCAGTTGCCGCGCGCCACCGTCACCAATCTCGTGCAGAGCCTCGAGGCCCATCTCGGCGTGCGCCTGCTGCACCGGACCACCCGGCGCGTCAACGTCACCGCCGATGGCGCCGCCTACTACGAGCGCTGCGTGCGCATCCTGGGCGACCTCGAAGAGACCGAGGCCGCCTTCTCGCAGAGCGCGTCGGGGGCGCGGGGCACGCTGCGCATCGACGTGCCCGGCTCGATCGGCAAACGGCTGCTGGTGCCGCGCATCCGCGACTTCCACGACGCCTATCCCGGCCTGCAGCTGGAGATCGGCATGAGCGACCGCACCGTCGACCTGGTCCAGGAAGGCGTGGACTGCGCCGTGCGCGTCGGCGAGCTGCAGGACTCCACCCTGGTCGCGCGCCGCATCGGCCAGCTGTCGATGGTCAACTGCGCCTCGCCGGACTACCTCGAGCGATACGGCACGCCCCGTTCGCTGGAGGATCTGCAGGACCACATCGCGGTGAACTACTTCTCGCCGCGCAACGGCCGCCGCATGGACTGGGATTTCGTCATCGATGGCCAGAAGCAGATCCACAAGGTGCGCAGCCTGGTGTCGGTCAACGACGCGGAATCGGCCATGGCCTGCGCGCTGCACGGGCTGGGCCTGCTGCAGACGGCGCGGCTCCTGGCCTATGAGCACCTGCAATCGGGGCAACTGGTGGAGGTGCTGCCCGATCACATCTCCGAGCCGCTGCCGGTGTCGGTCATCTACCCGCACAACCGCCACCTGTCGCCCAAGGTGCGGGTGTTCGTGGACTGGGTGGCGATGCTGTTCGCCGATCACCCGTGCCTGCGGCTGAAGGAGCCGCTGCCGCTGCGGCGGGTGGCCGACGCCGCCTGA
- a CDS encoding efflux RND transporter periplasmic adaptor subunit — MSLSKRTLALSVAAVVGVAAVGIYGLAPTAGASQQPAAPAAMPVDVAPAIARNVTDWDEFSGRLEAVERVEVRPLVGGTITAVHFKDGSIVRKGDPLFTIDPRPYAAEVARTQAALTAAKSRVAYTASELERAQKLVADNAIARREFEEKENAAREAQANLQGAAAALDAAKLNLEYTRIVAPIAGRVSRAEITVGNVVATGGAAPVLTTLVSVSPMYVAFDADEQTYLRFSANSAQGARTPVYIGLANEDGYTREGTIQSVDNRLDVRSGTIRVRATVDNADGRLTPGLYARVKMGSGAPHDAVLISDKAIGTDQDKKFVLVVDAANKTSYRPVTLGASADGLRVVKAGLKVGERIVVNGIQRVRPGDPVAPNAVTMESLVAKRAARPGTPPQPDAGNTAEAAAPSSAAAPAAKATPQPKPANAKTAAAQRLPADRA, encoded by the coding sequence ATGAGCCTGTCAAAACGCACCCTCGCCTTGTCGGTCGCCGCCGTGGTCGGCGTTGCGGCCGTGGGCATCTACGGTCTCGCCCCCACTGCCGGCGCCTCGCAGCAACCGGCCGCGCCGGCCGCCATGCCGGTGGATGTCGCCCCGGCCATCGCGCGCAACGTCACCGACTGGGACGAGTTCTCCGGCCGCCTGGAAGCCGTCGAGCGCGTCGAGGTGCGCCCGCTGGTGGGCGGCACCATCACCGCGGTCCACTTCAAGGACGGCAGCATCGTCAGGAAGGGCGACCCGCTGTTCACCATCGATCCGCGCCCCTACGCCGCCGAAGTGGCCCGCACGCAAGCCGCGCTGACGGCCGCCAAGTCGCGCGTGGCCTACACCGCGTCGGAGCTGGAGCGCGCGCAGAAGCTGGTGGCCGACAACGCCATCGCCCGCCGCGAGTTCGAAGAGAAGGAAAACGCCGCGCGCGAGGCGCAGGCCAACCTGCAAGGCGCCGCCGCCGCGCTGGATGCGGCCAAGCTGAACCTGGAGTACACGCGCATCGTGGCGCCGATCGCGGGCCGCGTGTCGCGCGCCGAGATCACCGTCGGCAACGTGGTCGCCACGGGCGGCGCCGCGCCGGTGCTGACCACGCTGGTGTCGGTCTCGCCGATGTACGTGGCGTTCGATGCGGACGAGCAGACCTATCTGCGCTTCTCCGCCAACAGCGCCCAGGGCGCCAGGACGCCGGTCTATATCGGCCTGGCCAATGAAGACGGCTACACGCGCGAAGGCACGATCCAGTCGGTCGACAACCGGCTCGACGTGCGCTCGGGCACCATCCGCGTGCGCGCCACGGTGGACAACGCCGACGGCCGCCTCACGCCGGGCCTGTACGCCCGCGTGAAGATGGGCAGCGGCGCGCCGCACGATGCCGTCCTGATCAGCGACAAGGCGATCGGCACCGACCAGGACAAGAAGTTCGTGCTGGTGGTCGACGCCGCCAACAAGACCAGCTACCGCCCCGTCACGCTGGGCGCGTCGGCGGACGGCCTGCGCGTGGTGAAGGCCGGCCTGAAGGTGGGCGAGCGCATCGTCGTCAACGGCATCCAGCGCGTGCGCCCGGGCGACCCCGTGGCCCCCAACGCGGTGACCATGGAAAGCCTGGTGGCCAAGCGCGCGGCACGCCCCGGCACGCCGCCGCAGCCCGATGCCGGCAACACCGCCGAAGCCGCTGCGCCGTCGTCCGCCGCCGCCCCGGCCGCCAAGGCCACGCCGCAGCCCAAGCCCGCGAACGCCAAGACCGCCGCCGCGCAACGCCTCCCGGCCGACCGTGCCTGA
- a CDS encoding organic hydroperoxide resistance protein, giving the protein MSIETILYRAHVNATGGRDGRAATDDGRLDVRLATPRELGGAGGEGTNPEQLFAAGYSACFLGAMKFVAARDKLRLPADTSVQGSVGIGAIPNGFGIEVDLAISLPGMDRAEAQALIERAHIVCPYSNATRGNIDVRLSLV; this is encoded by the coding sequence ATGTCGATCGAAACCATCCTCTATCGTGCCCACGTCAATGCCACCGGCGGCCGCGACGGCCGCGCCGCCACCGATGACGGCCGGCTGGATGTCCGCCTCGCCACGCCCCGCGAGCTGGGCGGCGCCGGCGGCGAAGGCACCAACCCCGAGCAGCTGTTCGCAGCCGGCTACAGCGCCTGCTTCCTGGGCGCGATGAAGTTCGTCGCCGCGCGCGACAAGCTGCGCCTGCCCGCCGACACGAGCGTGCAGGGCTCGGTGGGCATCGGCGCGATTCCGAACGGTTTCGGCATCGAGGTGGACCTGGCGATCAGCCTGCCCGGCATGGACCGCGCCGAAGCCCAGGCGCTGATCGAGCGCGCCCACATCGTGTGCCCGTACTCCAACGCCACGCGCGGCAACATCGACGTGCGCCTGAGCCTGGTCTGA
- a CDS encoding alpha/beta hydrolase, producing the protein MNRIAKFVAGSLLAVATGAALAAGSPGVERNTQAFLDALAAGGGKPLETLSPAEARAVLVGAQAAPKVPLPPADVSEKTINVDGKPIRLTIVRPAGAKGELPAFMFFHGGGWILGDFPTHERFVRDLVADSGAVAVFVNYTPSPEARYPVAINEAYAATRWVAENGAQINVDGTRLAVVGNSVGGNMAAVVALMAKTRGAPALRAQVLFWPVTNASFENASYDAFAEGHFLTRPMMKWFWDAYTANPAQRQEITASPLLATPGQLKGLPPALVQTAEKDVLRDEGEAYARKLDAAGVTVVATRYNGMIHDFGLLNALSGLPATRAALHQASETLKLRLK; encoded by the coding sequence GTGAACCGCATTGCCAAGTTCGTTGCCGGCTCGCTGCTGGCCGTCGCCACCGGTGCCGCCCTTGCCGCGGGCAGCCCGGGCGTGGAACGCAACACCCAGGCGTTCCTGGACGCGCTCGCCGCCGGCGGCGGCAAGCCGCTCGAAACGCTGTCGCCTGCCGAGGCGCGCGCCGTGCTGGTCGGCGCACAGGCCGCGCCCAAGGTGCCGCTGCCGCCGGCCGACGTCAGCGAGAAGACCATCAACGTGGACGGCAAGCCGATCCGCCTGACCATCGTGCGGCCGGCGGGCGCCAAAGGCGAGCTGCCCGCCTTCATGTTCTTCCACGGCGGCGGCTGGATCCTGGGCGACTTCCCCACGCACGAGCGCTTCGTGCGCGACCTCGTGGCCGACTCCGGCGCGGTGGCCGTGTTCGTGAACTACACGCCCTCGCCCGAGGCGCGCTATCCGGTCGCCATCAATGAAGCCTACGCAGCCACCCGGTGGGTCGCGGAAAACGGGGCGCAGATCAACGTGGACGGCACGCGGCTGGCGGTGGTGGGCAACAGCGTGGGCGGCAACATGGCAGCCGTGGTGGCGCTGATGGCCAAGACGCGCGGCGCGCCCGCCCTGCGCGCGCAGGTGCTGTTCTGGCCGGTCACCAACGCCAGCTTCGAGAACGCGTCGTACGACGCATTCGCCGAAGGCCATTTCCTGACCCGGCCGATGATGAAGTGGTTCTGGGATGCCTACACCGCCAATCCGGCGCAGCGCCAGGAGATCACCGCCTCGCCGCTGCTGGCGACGCCCGGGCAGTTGAAGGGCCTGCCGCCCGCGCTGGTGCAGACCGCCGAGAAGGACGTGCTGCGTGACGAAGGCGAAGCCTATGCGCGCAAGCTCGATGCCGCCGGCGTGACCGTGGTGGCGACGCGCTACAACGGCATGATCCACGACTTCGGCCTGCTCAACGCGCTGAGCGGTTTGCCGGCGACGCGCGCCGCCCTGCATCAGGCCAGCGAAACACTGAAGCTGCGTCTCAAGTGA
- a CDS encoding alpha/beta hydrolase — protein sequence MGSSPPRLVVSEHAPAAAADTGTRAAPRRPLAGVPDVVPAGALRVAAADQPGPGTGAPATAEANTPPRAVSAADYWTQGYASRIRLRVFRPERRADDGAVPLRQPGVLYLHGGGFVGGCIDDADVSARHLAATLPAVVVTVGYSLAPAAPFPAAPEDVYAALCCMAEHAATWGIDRRRLAVAGHDAGGNLSAALAMIARDRGGPGLRAQVLIAPMLDPTMARVRPDRLADADNSAEACAACYRQYLPRPTERVHPYAAPVESRRLHGLPPALLLTAPQDLLRTEAERYASALIEAGVATQVLRVADACHDSIATDRAALDEITCFLRWHLGLTRPAGPRKRRRRRAATAGTADELPG from the coding sequence ATGGGTTCTTCGCCACCTCGCCTCGTTGTTTCGGAGCATGCGCCGGCCGCCGCCGCGGACACCGGCACGCGCGCCGCACCACGGCGCCCGCTTGCCGGCGTGCCGGACGTCGTGCCCGCCGGCGCATTGCGCGTCGCGGCAGCCGATCAGCCCGGCCCCGGGACCGGCGCCCCGGCAACCGCAGAGGCGAACACGCCGCCGCGTGCCGTCAGCGCGGCGGACTACTGGACGCAGGGCTACGCCAGCCGCATCCGCCTGCGCGTCTTCCGCCCCGAGCGCCGCGCCGATGACGGTGCCGTGCCGCTGCGCCAGCCGGGCGTGCTCTACCTGCATGGCGGCGGATTCGTCGGCGGCTGCATCGACGATGCCGACGTGTCGGCCCGGCATCTGGCCGCCACGCTGCCGGCGGTGGTGGTGACGGTCGGCTATTCGCTTGCGCCGGCGGCGCCCTTTCCCGCCGCGCCGGAAGACGTCTACGCCGCGCTGTGCTGCATGGCCGAGCACGCCGCCACCTGGGGCATCGACCGCCGCCGGCTGGCGGTGGCCGGGCACGATGCGGGCGGCAACCTGTCCGCCGCGCTGGCCATGATCGCGCGCGACCGCGGCGGCCCCGGCCTGCGCGCGCAGGTGCTGATCGCGCCGATGCTCGACCCGACCATGGCGCGCGTGCGCCCGGACCGGCTGGCCGACGCGGACAACTCGGCCGAGGCCTGCGCCGCCTGCTACCGGCAGTACCTGCCGCGCCCCACCGAGCGCGTGCACCCGTACGCCGCGCCGGTGGAATCACGCCGCCTGCATGGCCTGCCGCCCGCCCTGCTGCTGACCGCGCCGCAAGACCTGCTGCGCACCGAAGCCGAACGCTACGCCAGCGCCCTGATCGAGGCAGGCGTGGCCACCCAGGTCCTGCGCGTGGCCGATGCCTGCCACGACTCCATCGCCACCGACCGGGCGGCGCTGGACGAGATCACCTGTTTCCTGCGCTGGCACCTGGGCCTGACCCGCCCGGCCGGCCCGCGCAAGCGCCGGAGGCGCCGCGCCGCCACGGCCGGCACGGCCGATGAACTGCCAGGCTGA